CCACCGGCCCGACGTCGTCCGCGACGCCCTGCGTCGGCTCGACGCCTCCTCCCCCGACTGAGTACGCCACGACGGAGGACTACGGTGGACGCCAACCCGACACCGAGGGAGATGTCGTTGTCGTCCGATTCGTCCAGCGCCCGTTCCCGCTCCGTCAGCGTCGACGACACCGGTGTCCGTCGCTTGCTGGCCGACGGCACGGAGGAGTCGATCTCGTGGGAAGACCTGGCCGCCGTCGTCGTGAGGGTGATCCCCGAGGGGCCGTGGAAGGAGGACGTCTTCCTCATGCTGGCGGCCTCCGACGGCACGGGCACGGCGATCCCCAGCGGTGACCCGGCCGCCGACGCGCTGATCGAACGGCTGCAGACGCTTCCCGGCTTCGACCACGACACGTTCATCGAGGCGATGACCACTGACGCCGACAAGGCGTACGTCGTGTGGAAAAAGGCGAGCTAGGCGCGCCTGGCCACCACCGTCACCGTGCCCGGTTCGACCTCGGTGAACCCGGCGTCGCGCACGGCCACCAGCCCGTGCTCCTCCCACGCCTCGTGCGGCCTCGCGAGCGCGGCGGTCGCGTGCGCCCACTCCTCCCGGTCGGCCACACGCACTGCGCAGCGGTAGTGCCGAGTTCCCCAGGCGGCCAGCTCGATCGGGTCGAGCAGGGCCGCGAGCAGCATGGTCGCGTGCCCCACCTGCGCGGCGGCCTTGCCCGCCGACATCGTCACCTCGGGGTTGAGCAACAACACGGGGCGATCGTCGGGAGCGGGGCCGGGATCGTCGGCGGGGAGGTCGCTGCCGGAGATCTGCAGGCGCGACACCTCGCGCGGAAGATCACCGACCCGGCACGGCACCAACGCACGGGCCTCGGCGCCCTCCACCTCCACCGTCACCCCCGGCAGCTTCTGCACCGCCTCCCAGTGCGCGCCCCTGGCCCGGCGCGCCACCTTGCGGATGTGTCCGGACGTCCACGTGTGCAGCGGTTCGTACCAGGGGCCTCCGGGGCGGGCGTCCTCGTGGAGGCACACGGCGAGGGCCGCCGCGGCCGCGGCTTCCAGCAGAGGCGTCCGCAACGGCGGCGTCGACTTCTCCATCCGGAGCACCACGGGCATCGCCCACACCTGGTCCGGCGGGGCGTCGCGGTCGGCGGTGCGTTCGGCGGGCAACCCGAGCCACCAAGCGTAGCGGGCGGCCACGGGCCCCAGGACGGGCTCCTGTGCTGCTGCGGTCATGGCCGGACGAGAGGAAGGCCGTCGGCGACGTCGGCCGCCTCCACCTCGGCGCGGGTCACGCCGAGCATGAACAGCACCGCGTCGAGGTACGGGTAGGACAGGGCGGCGTCGGCCACCTCGCGTAGCGCGGGCTTGGCGTTGAACGCGATGCCCATACCCGCAGCGGTGAGCATGTCGATGTCGTTCGCGCCGTCGCCCACCGCGACACACTGGCCGAGCGAGATGCCGTACTCGGCGGCGTACCGCTTCAGCGTCTCCGCCTTCGCGGCCCGGTCGACGACGTCACCGACGACCCGGCCGGTGAGCTTGCCGTCGACGATCTCCAGCTCGTTGGCCACGGCGAAGTCGAGTCCCAGCTCGGTGACAAGGCCGTCGATGATGCGCCGGAATCCTCCGGAGACCACGCCGCAGCGGAAACCGAGTCGCTTGAGGGTCCGCACGGTGGTCCGGGCGCCGGGAGTGAGTTCGATCTTCGCGGCCACCTCGTCGAGCACCGTCTCGGGAAGCCCCTCCAACAGCGCCACCCGCCGCCTCAGCGACTCGGTGAAGTTCAGCTCCCCCCGCATGGCCGCCTCGGTGATCTCGCGAACCTCGGGTTCGACACCGGCGTGCGCGGCGAGCATCTCGATCACCTCGCCCTGGATGAGGGTCGAGTCGACGTCGAAGACCACCATTCGCTTGGCCCGGCGCGACAGGCCCGCGCGTTCGATGGAGACGTCCAGCCCGCCGCGAGCTCCCACGTCCGCCAGCACAGTGCGGAGTTCGCTGTCGGCCTCGGGAGTGTCGTCGGCGGCCGAGACGTAGAGCTCCAAGCCGGTGACGGGGTAGTCGGCGATGCTGCGGATGGTGTCGATGTTGACGTTCATCCGCGCGAGCGTGCGGGCGACCTGGGTGAAGGCCCTGGCCGTGACGGGCCTGCCGAGCAACACCAGCACGTGGGTGGAACCCCGGCGGGCCGGTGCGAACGGATCGGCCCCGATGGCCGACCCGATTCGCACGTCCACGTTCATGGACACGGTCGCCATGGCCTGCTCGACCATCTCCTGCAGACCCTCGGGGTCCGACTCGACGGCCACGAGCACGCCGAGCACGAGCTGCCCCCGGATGACGACCTGCTCGACGTCGAGGACCTCGACTCCCTGGCGGGTCAACGCCGCGAACAGAACCGAGGAGACGCCCGGCTTGTCCGGCCCGGTCGCTGTGATCAGGACTGGAGTAGGACTCACTGCGTCTCCCTCGGTTCCCGAGCCGTGGCCCGGCCCGGCGTCACTGTTCGCTTGCGTTGTCCTTGTCGCGATCACCCGGCATCGCGCCGGCGGTGACGAGCTCGGACGGAGCGTCCTTGGCGTCCTTGTGCGGCAACGGCTTACCGGTGAAGCTCACGTGGCCCTCGGTGCGCAGCCGCTCGACCATGTGCGGGTAGTGCAGCTCGAACGCGGGCCGCTCGGAACGAATCCGGGGCAGCTCGGTGAAGTTGTGCCGCGGGGGCGGGCAGCTGGTGGCCCACTCAAGCGAGTTGCCGTAGCCCCACGGGTCGTCCACCGTGACGATCTCGCCGTAGCGATAGCTCTTGAACACGTTCCAGATGAACGGCAGCGTCGAGGCGCCCAGGACGTAGGCACCGATCGTGGAGATCGTGTTCAGCGTGGTGAACCCGTCGCTGGCGAGGTAGTCGACGTACCGACGCGGCATGCCTTCGTTACCCAGCCAGTGCTGCACCAGGAACGTGGTGTGGAAGCCGATGAACGTGAGCCAGAAGTGCAGCTTGGCCAGCGACTCGTCCATCATCCGGCCGGTCATCTTCGGGAACCAGAAGTAGATACCGGCGAACGTGGCGAACACGATCGTGCCGTAGAGCACGTAGTGGAAGTGCGCGACCACGAAGTAGCTGTCGGAGACGTGGAAGTCGATCGACGGCGCGGCCAGCAGAACACCGGTCAGACCACCGAAGAGGAAGGTGACCATGAAGCCGACGGTGAACAGCATCGGCGACTCGAAGGTCATCTGACCCTTCCACATCGTGCCGATCCAGTTGAAGAACTTCACACCGGTCGGAACGGCGATGAGGAAGGTCATGAAGGCGAAGAACGGCAGCAGGACCGCACCGGTCGCGTACATGTGGTGCGCCCACACCGCCACGGACAGCGCGGCGATGGACAGCGTGGCCCAGACCAGACCCTTGTAACCGAAGATCGGCTTACGGGCGAACACCGGGATAATCTCCGACGCGATACCGAAGAACGGCAGCGCCACGATGTAGACCTCGGGGTGCCCGAAGAACCAGAACATGTGCTGCCACAGGATCACGCCGCCGTTGGCCGGGTCGAAGACGTGGCCACCCAGCTTGCGGTCGGCGAGCAGGCCCACGAGCGCGGCGGTGAGGATCGGGAACGCGAGCAGCACCAGGAGGCTGGTGATCAGGATGTTCCACGTGAAGATGGGCATCCGCCACATCGTCATGCCCGGCGCCCGCAGGCAGACCACGGTCGTGATCATGTTGACCGCACCGAGGATGGTGCCCAGACCACTGACGATCAGACCGGCGATCCACAGGTCCGCACCCATGCCGGGCGAGTAGATGGCGTTCGACAGCGGGGTGTAGGCGAACCAGCCGAAGTCGGCGGCACCGCCCGGCGTGATGAAGCCCGCCATGGCGGTGAGACCACCGAAGAGGTACAGCCAGTACGAGAAGGCGTTCAGCCGCGGGAACGCGACGTCGGGCGAACCGATCTGCAGCGGCAGGATGTAGTTCGCGAACCCGAACACGATCGGCGTCGCGTAGAACAGCAGCATCACCGTGCCGTGCATGGTGAACAGCTGGTTGTACTGCTCCTGCGACAGGAACTGCTGCCCCGGGACCGCGAGCTCGGTGCGGATCAGCATCGCCATCGCGCCGCCGACCATGAAGAACGCGAACGCGGTCACCATGTACATGATGCCGAGCTGCTTGTGGTCCGTGGTGCGGAAGAACCGCAACAATGACGATCCCTTCACCGACTCTCGCGTCGGATACGGACGCGTTGCGATCGGCTGGGGCGCTACGGCCGTCACTGAAGCCTCCTGCACTCGAAACCCCGCGAACCTTGCTCGCCACGGGCGGGGACCCACGTTGGCTACGAGGGATCGTAGCCCTCCACCTCTCCGGGTTCGCGCACCGGGAGCACAGATCACTTTCCCGACCGTCCCGGCTCTGACGAGCGGCAACGCCGAGCTCTTCCCAATCATCGCTAAACCGCAGGTGAAGCCGCGTGTTACGACTCACACGACGGGTTCGGGCGGAGATGTTGGCTACGTCACCACCACTTTTCAGCCGAGTACGCGCGCAACGGCGTCGACCACGGCCTCGGAGGCCTCCAACGGGCTCAGGTGGCCGGCCTCCGGGATCAACACGAGTTCGGCGTTCGGCACCGCGGCCGCGAGTTCGCGCGCGGTCTCCGGCGGGGTCGTGACGTCCTCCTCCCCCGTGATCACGACGGTGGGCACGGCCACGGAACGGAGCAGCTCGGTCGCGTCACCACGCGCCGCCATCGCGCGCTGCGCCCACGCCACACCGGAAGGCGGTTGTTGCTCGATGAGTTCGCGTACCCGCTCGACCAGCCCGGGACGGCGCGCTCGCGTGGTCTCGCCCAGCAACTTCGGCACCATCTGGTCGGCGAGCCAGCCCGCGGTGCCCTCGGTCTCGGCCCGCCGCGCCACCTCCAGACGGTTCGCCCTGGCCTCCTCGGCGTCCGCGCCGGCCTTGGTGTCGATCAGGACGAGCCCGGCGATCCGTTCGGGGGCGAGCCTCAGCATCGCGAACGTGACGTATCCACCCATCGAACAGCCGCCGAGCACGACCTTGTCGAGACCGAGCCGGTCGAGCAGCGCCAGGACGTCACGGGCCGCGTGGTCGAGGTTCGGCTCCACACCCGCGTCCTCGCCGTCGGGCATCGGGGAACGACCGAGTCCGCGCTGATCAGGAGTGATCAACCGCGTACGTTCGGCAAGCGGGGCACGCACGGAGTCCCACATGCGCGCGTCCAGCGGGTAGGCGTGCAACAACACCAGTGGCGGAGACGACATGTCCACCATTGTCGACGGAAGCCACTAGATTCGCGGACATGACACGGCTGGGGTCCTTGCGCACGCCACGGCTGCTGCTGCGCCCGTTCACCGACGACGACCTGCCGGTCGTGATCGGACTCCAGTCGGCGCGGGAGACGCATCCGCACGAGAGCACGCCTCCGACGCCGGAGGAGGCGCGAGCCCAGTTCGACTCCTGGCGACGGCACTGGGCCGACCACGGTTTCGGGTACGTGGCGGTGGAACTCGCCGAGGCTCGCACCGTGATCGGGGTCGGCGGGCTCCAGAGCACCGAACTCGACGGGGAATCAGTGCTCAACCTGTACTACCGGTTCCGCCCCGAGGTCTGGGGTCACGGCTACGCGCCGGAGATGGCGACGGCGTTGCTCGACTGGGCGGCGCGGGAACTGCCCGAGAAGCCGGTGGTGATCGTCACGAACGTCCGCAACACCGCGGCGCGCCGGGTGGCGGAAAAACTCGCGTTCTCGGAGTACCGGAGGGACCTCTACCGGGGCGCTCCCGCGGTGTACTACCGCAAGGACCCTCGCGAGGCCGGCTGACTCACCAGCGACGGCGGGTCGGCCCCCGCCGGGTGCGTGCCCGCCAGCAGCCCTGATGCCAGTGCCGCCGGTCGGCGACGGAGCCGTACTCCCCGGCGGGCCAGGCCACAACATGCGCGACCCCGACCCGGATCTCGTGGTCGCAGCCGGGACAACGGTAGGTCTTGGTGGCCTGTGCCCCCGGCACCGAGCGCACCACCCAGTCGCCGTCGGGCCCCGACTCCGGCCGTGCCCAGCCGGCGGACGAGCCCACCCTGGGCTCGACACGGCGTGCGCGATTACGACGGGGCATGACTCAACGGTAACCGCCGCGCCCCGACGGTTCTCACCCCGTGGGCGACGACCCGTCAGTCGGCCTCCGCCAGCACGAACGGCACGAGCTGTTCGGCCGACGACAGCGACCCGTGCTGTCCCACGAGCGCCGACTCGCGGGGTTCGTGGGTCCTCCGCACCACCCCCGCCCCACCGCGGGCGGCCACCACGACGTCACCGATACGGGGCGCCACATGGGGAGCCACCACCGGCCCGAACCACCCCGCTTCCACGGCGTCGTCCCGGTGCAGCACCCACGCCCGGTCCCCGAGCACCTCCCGCCACGTCGCCAGCACGTCGTCGACCGCTCCCCGCTCGGCGTAGACGTGTCGGGCCCTGACCTCACCCGCCACCGCCCGGACCCCGTCCGTCAGCGCGGGTTCGGCGTCCACGTCCACGACGTCCTCGTCGAGGACGACCATGCCGTGGTCGGCCACGACGGCCAGGGCCGTGCCCGCAGGAAGGTTCTCGACCAGCGACTCGACCAGCCGGTCCACCTGCCGTAGCTGCATCCGCCACGGCAACGAGCCGGGGCCGTGGAGATGCCCCATGAAATCCAGGTCGCCGTGGTAGGCGTAGCAGAAACTGCCCGGAGCGCTCAGTGCCTCGGACACGGCCGCCACGAGGTCGCCGAGCGCGTGCACCCCGACGTACGCCCCTCCCGAGAGCACGGCTCGGGTCAACGGGGTGTCGGTGAACCGGACGGAGGACACCACGGTGGCGTTCACACCCGCGGCGGCGGCACGGGCGAAGACCGTGGGCAGCCGCTGCACCTGGGCCGGGGACACGTGGTCGTGCAGGTCCTCCCCGTCGGGGTGCCTGCGCCAGCGCAACGCGTTCAACACCCCCACGCCCGGCAGCTCGAACGAATAGCCCACCAGGCCGTGTTCGCCCGAGGTGACGCCCGTGCCGATCGCGGCGAGTCCGGCAGCGGTGGTGGCCGGGTACCCCACCCGCAGTGGCCGGCGCGCCAGTTCGGTTAGTACCGGAGCGTCGGCGGCGTGAGCGGACAACAGCTCCCAACCGAGGCCGTCGACCAGCAGCACTCCCACGCGCGTACGGGAATCGAAGCCGAGCGTGTCGACGAAACCGGGGACCCCCAGCGCGGCGAGCGCCGACGGGGTCACCTCGGCCAGGAGGGGGGTTTCGGCGTCGAGTACGGGCAGGTCCATTCCGTCAGCCTCCCACGATGCTCCGGAAAGGGCGATAATCGAAGCCATGCCGACTTACGCCTATCGCTGCCGCGTGTGCGAGGAGTCGTTCGAGCTCAACCGCCCCATGAGCGAGTCCGGCGCACCCGCGCCCTGTCCCGAAGGACACGACGACACGGTGAAGCTGTTGACCACGGTGGCGCTGACGGGTTCGGCACAGGCGCCCGCCCCGTCGGGTGGCGGCTGCTGTGGTGGCGCCTGCGGCTGCGGAGGCTGACAACCTTCACCGGCGCTCGCGCCGACAGTGCTCCGGCCCACACACGGCGAGACCTCGGCGACCCGGCCGCCCACACGGCACGTTCCGGAGACTGGGGCGTCAGTCCTCGTCGAAACGACGACGTACCAGCGCCTCGATGCGGTCGACCGCCTCCTGCGCCTGGGGCCCGGTGGCCTCCACGCTGACCCGGTCTCCCTTGCGCGCTCCCAGCGACATGATCGCCAGCACGCTGTGACCGTCGGCCTCACCGTCGCCGAACCGGACCCGGACGTCGGCCTCCACTCCGGCGACGGCCCTGACCAACAGCGCGGCGGGCCGGGCGTGCAGCCCCGCCTCGTTGTCCAACGTGAACTCCGTCCGCACCGCGCCGGTCTCGGCGGCGGGAGCGGCCGGAGTGGTTTCGGCCTCACCGGTGCCCCCGGCCTCGCTCGCGGCCCGCGCGACGCCCGCGCGGTCGGCGCCGCCCTGAGCGGCCACGGCCGCCGCCACCGCGCCTTCCACCAGCGGGGCGTCCACGACCACCGCCTTACCCGGATCGTCGAGCGCCTCCACGACCATCTCGGCCGTCATCTGCGCGCTGCCCAGGTCGTACAGCACCACGGCTCCGGCGCCCGTGTCGGCCCGCTCGACGGCGGCCGACACCGCGTCGTAGTCGGTGCCGATCCCGCCGTCCGCCGCGCCGCCCGCGGGCACCACCGTGACGTCGGGAGCCATCTGACCGGCCACCTCGGCGATGCCCTCGGCGAGCTTGGCGCTGTGCGACACCACCACGAGCCCGACCCTCATTGCGCCACCTCCGCGAACGCCCGCAACAGCAGGGCCGTGGACCGCGCTCCCGGATCGAGGTGCCCGATGCTGCGTTCCCCGAGGTAGGAGGCCCGGCCCTTCCTGGCCACGAGCGGCTTCGTGGAGTTCGCGCCCTCCTCGGCCGCATCCGCGGCGGCGGACAGCACCGCCGCCACCCCGTCGCCCTCGGCGCGCTCGGCGGCCTCGACGGCGGGCTTCAGCGCGTCCACCATCGTGGCGTCGCCGACCTCGGCCTTGCCCCGCACCACCACGCCGTCGAGCCCGGCCCGCAGCGCCGCCACGACCGCCGCCGCGTCCAGCTCGCTCGCCTGGCCCACGGCCGTGGCCGCGCGCAGGAACGCCGTTCCGTACAGGGGGCCGGCCGCGCCGCCCACCTTCGAGATGAGCGTGGTGGCCGCCAGTTTGAGCACGGCACCGGGGGTCTCCGGGACCGCTCCTTCGAGGCCGGCCGTCAACGCGGTGAACCCGCGGTGCAGGTTCTCGCCGTGGTCCGCGTCCCCGATCGGCCGGTCGAGATCGGTGAGCTCCGACCGGTGTTCGGCGACGGTCTCGGCGGCGGCCCGCAGGGCGGCCGCGACGTCGTTCGCGGTACAGGCCATCACATCCCCCAACGCAGTGCGGGTGTCTTCACCGGAGCGTCCCACAGCTCGGTCAACCGCTCGTCCAGCCGCAGGACCGTCAGGCTGATGCCCTGCATTTCCAGGCTCGTGATGTACGGGCCGACGAGTCGGCGTACCACGTTGACCCCTCGGTCGGCGAGCAGTCGCTCTGCGATGCCGTGCGCGAGGTACACCTCTAACAGTGGCGATCCACCCATCGAGTTGGTGAACAGCAGCACGTCGTCACCACGCTGCAACGACAGGTCGTCCGCCACCGCCGCCACCATGCGCTCCACGAGCGCGGAGGCGGGCTCCACCGGAATGCGTTCCCGGCCCGGTTCCCCGTGGATGCCGATACCGAACTCCACCTCGTTCTCACCGAGCTCGAAGCTGGGCTCCCCGACGTGGGGCACGGTCGGCGCCGTCAGCGCCACGCCGATCGAACGCACCTGCTCGACCACGTTGCGAGCCACCGACTCCACGGTGTCCAGGTCGTCGCCCCGTTCGGCCGCCGCCCCGGCGATCTTCTCCAACAGCACCGTGCCACCCACGCCCCGACGGCCCGCGGTGAACGTGGAGTCCGCCACGGCCACGTCGTCGTCGATCACCACGGTGCGCACGTCGAGCCCCTCGGCCGACGCGAGTTCGGCCGCGGTCTCGAAGTTCAGCACGTCCCCGGTGTAGTTCTTCACCACGAGCAGCGCGCCCGCGTCGCCCGTGGTGGCCGAGATCGCCGCTTGCACCGCGTCCGGGGTCGGTGAGGTGAACACCGCACCCGGAACCGCGGCGTGCAGCATCCCCGGCCCCACGAACCCCACGTGCAACGGCTCGTGACCGGA
The window above is part of the Saccharomonospora glauca K62 genome. Proteins encoded here:
- a CDS encoding peptidyl-tRNA hydrolase translates to MTAAAQEPVLGPVAARYAWWLGLPAERTADRDAPPDQVWAMPVVLRMEKSTPPLRTPLLEAAAAAALAVCLHEDARPGGPWYEPLHTWTSGHIRKVARRARGAHWEAVQKLPGVTVEVEGAEARALVPCRVGDLPREVSRLQISGSDLPADDPGPAPDDRPVLLLNPEVTMSAGKAAAQVGHATMLLAALLDPIELAAWGTRHYRCAVRVADREEWAHATAALARPHEAWEEHGLVAVRDAGFTEVEPGTVTVVARRA
- the serB gene encoding phosphoserine phosphatase SerB — translated: MSPTPVLITATGPDKPGVSSVLFAALTRQGVEVLDVEQVVIRGQLVLGVLVAVESDPEGLQEMVEQAMATVSMNVDVRIGSAIGADPFAPARRGSTHVLVLLGRPVTARAFTQVARTLARMNVNIDTIRSIADYPVTGLELYVSAADDTPEADSELRTVLADVGARGGLDVSIERAGLSRRAKRMVVFDVDSTLIQGEVIEMLAAHAGVEPEVREITEAAMRGELNFTESLRRRVALLEGLPETVLDEVAAKIELTPGARTTVRTLKRLGFRCGVVSGGFRRIIDGLVTELGLDFAVANELEIVDGKLTGRVVGDVVDRAAKAETLKRYAAEYGISLGQCVAVGDGANDIDMLTAAGMGIAFNAKPALREVADAALSYPYLDAVLFMLGVTRAEVEAADVADGLPLVRP
- the ctaD gene encoding aa3-type cytochrome oxidase subunit I, producing the protein MTAVAPQPIATRPYPTRESVKGSSLLRFFRTTDHKQLGIMYMVTAFAFFMVGGAMAMLIRTELAVPGQQFLSQEQYNQLFTMHGTVMLLFYATPIVFGFANYILPLQIGSPDVAFPRLNAFSYWLYLFGGLTAMAGFITPGGAADFGWFAYTPLSNAIYSPGMGADLWIAGLIVSGLGTILGAVNMITTVVCLRAPGMTMWRMPIFTWNILITSLLVLLAFPILTAALVGLLADRKLGGHVFDPANGGVILWQHMFWFFGHPEVYIVALPFFGIASEIIPVFARKPIFGYKGLVWATLSIAALSVAVWAHHMYATGAVLLPFFAFMTFLIAVPTGVKFFNWIGTMWKGQMTFESPMLFTVGFMVTFLFGGLTGVLLAAPSIDFHVSDSYFVVAHFHYVLYGTIVFATFAGIYFWFPKMTGRMMDESLAKLHFWLTFIGFHTTFLVQHWLGNEGMPRRYVDYLASDGFTTLNTISTIGAYVLGASTLPFIWNVFKSYRYGEIVTVDDPWGYGNSLEWATSCPPPRHNFTELPRIRSERPAFELHYPHMVERLRTEGHVSFTGKPLPHKDAKDAPSELVTAGAMPGDRDKDNASEQ
- a CDS encoding alpha/beta fold hydrolase — protein: MSSPPLVLLHAYPLDARMWDSVRAPLAERTRLITPDQRGLGRSPMPDGEDAGVEPNLDHAARDVLALLDRLGLDKVVLGGCSMGGYVTFAMLRLAPERIAGLVLIDTKAGADAEEARANRLEVARRAETEGTAGWLADQMVPKLLGETTRARRPGLVERVRELIEQQPPSGVAWAQRAMAARGDATELLRSVAVPTVVITGEEDVTTPPETARELAAAVPNAELVLIPEAGHLSPLEASEAVVDAVARVLG
- a CDS encoding GNAT family N-acetyltransferase, which codes for MTRLGSLRTPRLLLRPFTDDDLPVVIGLQSARETHPHESTPPTPEEARAQFDSWRRHWADHGFGYVAVELAEARTVIGVGGLQSTELDGESVLNLYYRFRPEVWGHGYAPEMATALLDWAARELPEKPVVIVTNVRNTAARRVAEKLAFSEYRRDLYRGAPAVYYRKDPREAG
- a CDS encoding alkaline phosphatase family protein; the protein is MDLPVLDAETPLLAEVTPSALAALGVPGFVDTLGFDSRTRVGVLLVDGLGWELLSAHAADAPVLTELARRPLRVGYPATTAAGLAAIGTGVTSGEHGLVGYSFELPGVGVLNALRWRRHPDGEDLHDHVSPAQVQRLPTVFARAAAAGVNATVVSSVRFTDTPLTRAVLSGGAYVGVHALGDLVAAVSEALSAPGSFCYAYHGDLDFMGHLHGPGSLPWRMQLRQVDRLVESLVENLPAGTALAVVADHGMVVLDEDVVDVDAEPALTDGVRAVAGEVRARHVYAERGAVDDVLATWREVLGDRAWVLHRDDAVEAGWFGPVVAPHVAPRIGDVVVAARGGAGVVRRTHEPRESALVGQHGSLSSAEQLVPFVLAEAD
- a CDS encoding FmdB family zinc ribbon protein, whose protein sequence is MPTYAYRCRVCEESFELNRPMSESGAPAPCPEGHDDTVKLLTTVALTGSAQAPAPSGGGCCGGACGCGG
- the dhaM gene encoding dihydroxyacetone kinase phosphoryl donor subunit DhaM; amino-acid sequence: MRVGLVVVSHSAKLAEGIAEVAGQMAPDVTVVPAGGAADGGIGTDYDAVSAAVERADTGAGAVVLYDLGSAQMTAEMVVEALDDPGKAVVVDAPLVEGAVAAAVAAQGGADRAGVARAASEAGGTGEAETTPAAPAAETGAVRTEFTLDNEAGLHARPAALLVRAVAGVEADVRVRFGDGEADGHSVLAIMSLGARKGDRVSVEATGPQAQEAVDRIEALVRRRFDED
- the dhaL gene encoding dihydroxyacetone kinase subunit DhaL, which produces MACTANDVAAALRAAAETVAEHRSELTDLDRPIGDADHGENLHRGFTALTAGLEGAVPETPGAVLKLAATTLISKVGGAAGPLYGTAFLRAATAVGQASELDAAAVVAALRAGLDGVVVRGKAEVGDATMVDALKPAVEAAERAEGDGVAAVLSAAADAAEEGANSTKPLVARKGRASYLGERSIGHLDPGARSTALLLRAFAEVAQ
- the dhaK gene encoding dihydroxyacetone kinase subunit DhaK, producing MKKIIDDPATVVADSLAGLAAAHADLVRVEYEPNIVVRADSPARGASVISGGGSGHEPLHVGFVGPGMLHAAVPGAVFTSPTPDAVQAAISATTGDAGALLVVKNYTGDVLNFETAAELASAEGLDVRTVVIDDDVAVADSTFTAGRRGVGGTVLLEKIAGAAAERGDDLDTVESVARNVVEQVRSIGVALTAPTVPHVGEPSFELGENEVEFGIGIHGEPGRERIPVEPASALVERMVAAVADDLSLQRGDDVLLFTNSMGGSPLLEVYLAHGIAERLLADRGVNVVRRLVGPYITSLEMQGISLTVLRLDERLTELWDAPVKTPALRWGM